CGGCTCGGACACCTTCGTCTATTTCACCTGAAGAGCATTTATCCCTGACTGGAAATCGATTTGTGACGCACATCTCTCTCGTACGTGTAAATCAAATCGAGGTCAGTCCCAATCGATCCATCGGGGAAGACGAGTCCGCGGACAACACGGTAGATAAGGTTCGTGCCAGGCGCGACGCATTCGCCAGGGGCTGCCCTCATGGACGAATGACATGGGGACTAACCTGGCTGGCGCTCAACGATCAGCGGCAACAATATAAGGATGTGCGACGACTGCTGGCGCAGTATCACGACCGATTTCGTGACGAAATTACCTTCAATCCGGGTGGTTATTTCGCGCCCATGTACAACACCCGCGAAAGCATTCGGCAAACTATCAATGAAGCATTGAAACTGATTTCAAACATGGTAGGCAGCGGCTATCGGCCACAAAGCCTGATAGCTGGATTCATGGACGCGCAAAACCAAAGACTCTTAGCAAGCGATGAGGGAATC
The nucleotide sequence above comes from Acidobacteriota bacterium. Encoded proteins:
- a CDS encoding DUF3863 domain-containing protein; this translates as MERSGLLDRRSFLKTSVAAASSLAFPRVVSARTPSSISPEEHLSLTGNRFVTHISLVRVNQIEVSPNRSIGEDESADNTVDKVRARRDAFARGCPHGRMTWGLTWLALNDQRQQYKDVRRLLAQYHDRFRDEITFNPGGYFAPMYNTRESIRQTINEALKLISNMVGSGYRPQSLIAGFMDAQNQRLLASDEGIHVCQGQIWSQHAIDNGDGDGGICYPYYPSREHYLKPAQGKSDFIDCVCLDGWTCDFLA